A genomic segment from Osmerus mordax isolate fOsmMor3 chromosome 5, fOsmMor3.pri, whole genome shotgun sequence encodes:
- the si:ch1073-126c3.2 gene encoding uncharacterized protein si:ch1073-126c3.2, with the protein MVSARTTKALICLCLVTGILICKSDQSKNPCSSTDQDIKTFIAQLQDAALCAGNVTRPWTDNQTAGLLDSVRTLAHILEKHQTKFCKFDFPNENPEDVTPRKSCPVPSVHKNGGLVCVTLKQTHYCKPMCNEGYDFSFLRRSRPYEKCSKDTGYTWTTQYIGGNKLADCIESPIPVSGSARAYFPKNQDCLKTGKTDKNGVIDQLVRELETDQTETENACLICG; encoded by the exons ATGGTATCAGCACGAACAACCAAAGCTCTGATCTGTTTGTGCTTAGTAACAG GTATCCTGATCTGCAAATCTGACCAGTCTAAGAATCCATGCTCCTCCACTGATCAGGACATTAAAACTTTCATCGCTCAGTTACAG GACGCAGCCCTGTGTGCAGGCAATGTGACGAGGCCCTGGACAGACAACCAGACCGCTGGTCTGCTGGACTCGGTCCGAACACTCGCACACATCCTGGAGAAACACCAGACAAAAT TTTGTAAGTTTGACTTTCCAAACGAAAATCCTGAAGATGTCACCCCGAGAAAGAGCTGCCCTGTCCCTAGTGTCCACAAGAACgggggacttgtgtgtgtgacgctcaaacaaacacactactGCAAACCCATGTGTAACGAG GGGTACGACTTCTCGTTCCTGAGGAGGAGTCGTCCTTATGAGAAGTGCAGTAAGGACACTGGATATACGTGGACAACCCAATACATAGGAGGGAACAAGCTGGCAGACTGCATAG AGTCTCCTATTCCAGTCTCGGGAAGTGCTAGAGCCTACTTCCCCAAAAACCAGGACTGTCTGAAGACAGGCAAAACTGACAAAAATGGTGTCATCGATCAGCTTGTCAGAGAGCTGGAGACAGACCAAACTGAGACTGAGAATGCCTGCCTCATCTGTGGATAA